One genomic region from Nitrospirota bacterium encodes:
- a CDS encoding redoxin domain-containing protein, producing MREEKPAFDAKGVTIVAVTPAPPAPMKQRFESKGYPFRGLSDVDGKAHKAFGLFKSSIWNLIAPRPIVIAAALRAAKGGHYITAPQGNVKRLQGSFVIGKDGKIRYSFRSKDATINPPNSELLAALG from the coding sequence TTGCGCGAGGAGAAACCCGCGTTCGACGCGAAAGGCGTAACTATCGTTGCCGTCACTCCGGCCCCACCCGCACCCATGAAGCAAAGATTTGAATCCAAGGGGTACCCGTTCCGCGGCTTGTCGGATGTGGATGGAAAAGCCCACAAGGCCTTCGGCCTGTTCAAATCCTCCATCTGGAATCTCATCGCGCCACGCCCCATCGTGATTGCCGCCGCGCTTCGGGCCGCCAAGGGCGGCCACTACATCACCGCCCCGCAGGGCAATGTGAAGCGGCTTCAAGGTTCTTTCGTCATCGGAAAAGACGGGAAGATTCGCTACTCATTCCGCTCGAAGGACGCCACCATCAATCCGCCGAACAGCGAGTTGCTGGCCGCGCTCGGGTAG